The Macadamia integrifolia cultivar HAES 741 chromosome 3, SCU_Mint_v3, whole genome shotgun sequence genome segment acaccataacaagacaatcaaaacacataaaaatatttccttttgaaacttaaatataataaaatagatataaaatctaacaaatGACCCTCCCCCCATAAAGACAATGGGTTAAAAGAAGTGCACACTACAATGGGTTAAAAGAAGTGCACACTACCTAAAAGTATTTTGACATAGCATTCTAAATGCAATCTTAATTGTTTGATTAGAAGGACAAATCCATACATCACTGATTATGAGCACAAAGAGGAATCTAGCACATTGCTTGTAGCACctctaataaaataaataaattgaatgaCATTAACATGGGAGAATATTTTCTGTCCGAAATTGTAGGAGCTGCACCAACActggggccaatgggagcgcaccaaaaagcatcaacaaggtagAAATTCCAACCTATCAAGGGGGCGGGGAAGTCATTTCGTCTGCCTTCATGTCTGGGTTCAACCCTTACACTTCCGGATAAAAAACAATCATACTAGAATCAGGAATCCTGAAACCACGTATTCTTACATGCTATCACTTGGCCTTATTGTGCCAATCGatttaattggaagaaatctAGCTTACATAGGATGCATCCATCTTGAGATCGACTTATTGGGAGAAGTCCAGCTTACAACTATTGTGACTCCCAAGCCAAATATCAATGTGATCTAATCTACACCTCATCTTTATTGGTTTTCATTGTATATCTCAATTTCCTAATCAAAGGGATATTCCAGTTGAAGTTGGAATAGGTATGCTATAGAGGTTCGGTAAGCTAATGATCACCACCAATGGAGGCACATGATTGGGTATCATTCAGAAAGGATATGAAGATCATTtcaaaaaggagaagagagagatagacacaatggatgcTAGCATATGGTATGCCAatagcatacccaaccttttcccatataatATACACTTTATCTCAATAAAGTTGTCGAGTGttggcatacccaaccttttcccatattatATACACTTAATCTCAATAAAGTCGTCGAGTTATTACCCAACCTAAAGAATTTTATATGGCATCAGAGCTAAACCTCTgaattgattttctctctctaggatAGACGGCTCCgaattgattttctctctctctaaagtaatGTCTACCGACTTTGAGAACAACACTTCTGTGGCTACTGCTTCATTTTCCTGTATATGGGGTGGCCTCTTGTGATTCTTATTTAGTACGCTCGTGAAACACTAGTATTAAAGGAGTTGATCCATATACTAATATTCCTACGTGAATGAGGCTCCTCTGCCCGAACACTCCAACAGAAAATTTGTTTTAATAATGGCAAGACCTTCGCAATAATACTCCAAATGAAGAAACCACCTTTAGAAAGCGTGGAGGCATGAGAGATTTTGAGTGGAAACATTTCCCCCAAGCATTTGAACACAGATTGTCTTGTTGAGTCGAAATTAGCCAAATAAGCTTAAGAAGAAGAGCATTATTATGAACATATAAAAGCCTAAATCCCAATCCTGCTAACACTTTGGCTTGCACATAGCTTGCCATCCAATAGCGCTCCATTTTCTCCTACCTCCCTTTTCCTCTCTCCAAAAGTTGACATTAATtgaatctcatttattacatatCTTAATAGAAATCATAAAACAAAGACATTCAACAAGTAGAGAGAGAACTAAAGACAAAAGAATGCTACCCTACTGGTGCAAGTACACTCCAGCACACAAGCCAATGGGAGGATGCACGGGAGCATCTTTAATGCAGGGGCAGCATGATCTTTCCACACCCACTGTGTCTAAGCATGCACCTATGCCAAtgggtagtgttctttcttcctttaagatattagaagaagaataaagactCTGATCTACCATTTAATCTTACAGGAGATTTCATGCACTAAGATGAAGTAGCATTCTTACTAGTCTGGAAAAAAGGTCAAAACttcaatatgaaaaggaaatggAAAATGCAACTAAATGAATTCCCTCATTTCTGCAAATGTCAGCACATCCTCATgaaatggaaaggaaaactgGGAATTCCCTCACTTCTTCAAACCTGAAAAATGGATATGTAGGGTGTACGGATTTCAATTTCCTTGTCATGAAAGTAGGTGCCCCAAGCAACACCATTTGATTAGTTCCCTCTAATGGTTTAAGTACGCTACTTCTCTGTGAGCAATATTACAAGTCAAGAGGGCAAAATAAATGGCACGTCTCCGTAAGCCAAAAATATGAAAGATACatatgcttcttcttttttctatcctgaaaaagaaaatcaatattTCCAACCGTAGAAGCTTACCCCAGGATGGGGCTCAGGGAAGACGAATGGGATTGATTGCGACGGGGTTGCTTTGGATCCTTTCACTTGGTTCAATTTTCGTCAACCACATCTAAATAATGTTTAGTCTCCTGACACATACTTCTTCTCTGCATAGTATCTCTTCTCACTTTCAGTCTTCTTTGCATTGCGCTTCTGCATCAACAGGACAAAAGATTGTATGCTAAAAATTCCTTGAAAGTGATTTAAGAgacatttttattttaggaGCAAATTGGTGGCAAAAAAAGACGGGCATGGATATGAATAATAAATTACATAAGAGTGAGAAAAGGAGCACGACTTTCCAAGCACTGGGATAGTAAAACTAATCTTCAACAAAACCATGGACCATAAATTGTCAATCTGAGAATATCACTAAAAATTGGGTCTAAACTGTCAGTTGCCCAAGTTTTCCCATGTTTACACAAGTGATGTCCATGGAAGCATTCCCTCCCAATTTTCAGGACTCTATAAATCTACAATGCAAGAAATGACCCATCCATTAACAGATGTCTTACCCCTTCTACTAGCATGTGTCACAAGCTGTGTAAGGCTGTAAGCTAGCAAAAGAGCTAAAAGCAAGGCATTCAATCAGGGTAAATACCTTGTAAATTTCATGATTGGCAATTATCCTTTTGGCCACTGAAGTAGTAGTTATATCTTTAGGACTTTCAAGCATCTTGAAAATTCCCATGGCTTTTGGAGCTGCATAAGGATCAACCTCACCCTATATGCAAAATAACTTCCTAGTCAATTTTAATATGCAAAAAATCAGACACCAAAATATTATTTGGTTGCatccaataaataaaaatttataaactTACACTTAACAAACTGTTGCTTTCAGCAACTGTTCCATGCACAACCAAAGAGATGTTGAAGGTAGTTATCTGCTCAAGCCAACAAACGGATCCCAGTGTTAAGTTTTCACAGCATGATTTACAATTCCTGTTGAAGGTCAAAGAAATACAGATTTCGGAGGGTCCCGTGGAtgaatctaaagaaaaaaattactgtTCAAACAAAAAACAGAAGGTCAATGAGATGTTGTGCTTTCACGAAAAAACGGCCCATCATAGAAAAACGAGGCATTTATTTCACCAGCCAAGCTTAATGATAAGTTAAGCTTAACTCAGGCCTCGTAGTATTTTAACACTCATTGCGGAAGTATGTTAAAAGACTCAAGTCAATTTGAAAAGTTTAATATGGGGCTCTTGCAAAGATGTCAACGACAAGATGAATGATAGAAGTGAGATTATGACTTTCAATGATTTACTTGAATCAAAGTGTAAATATTAGTCCAGaaataagaaagtaaataaattgcaaaaataaaagaggatgAACTAAATATCCAACACCTATGATGATAGCCTAATCCTAAGGGTCTCAATTTAGATCATATATTATAAAACAAAagccatactatgaaattatgggagagagcAATTGAAACTCGCCTGAGAGAAGAAACTAATATTTTAGATAAACAATTTCGTTTTATGATAAGATGATTAACCACATAAGCTATTTATTTGCTTGGGAGACTAATGGAAGGATTTAGAGAATGTAAGAAAGCTCTCTATATAGTCTTTATTAAGttagaaaaagcttatgatagagtCCCCCAGAGAGTAAATTTGGCAAATATTAGAGAAGAAAAGTGCTTCGAGTAAATATGTGAACATAGTTACAAATATAGATAATGGGGTAGTGACTACTGTAAGAAATGTTGGAGAGTAAATTCCTAATTACAATTGAATTgcatcaaggatcagctttaagcccATATTTGTTTGTGCTAATCATAGACGAGTTGACTAGAGAAATTCAAGATTAGATACCTTGATAcatgctttttgctgatgaaaAAAAGCAAGGATAAATGCGAATTTAGAATGAAGATCAACCTTTGAATCAAAAGGTTATAagataaattaaacaaaaacaaagtatatggtgtgtaactttagtaagATAGGATTAAAAGTGACATGAAATTTGATGATAAGGAGATACAGTAAAATGAAACACCTAGGTTCAAtcacaaataaaagagaaggagaaatagatgatgatgttgcaCAAATGATTAGAATTGcgtggatgaagtggaggggtGCAACTGTAGTGTTATGTGATGGATATCTCtttaaaactcaaaagaaaaattgtatAGGATAGTTATACGATCAACAATGATGTATGGAGCTGAATGTTGGTCAttgcaaggaaaaaaaaacatataaacaaaCTTAGCGTAGTTGAATGAGTATGTTAAAATGGATGAATGGTAGAatttagaaaatacaaaataataaatgaagaagTTAGAACCAATTTAGGAGTAACTCTGATATAGGATGAGTTATAAGACAGTCATTTGAGATGGCATAGACATATGCAATgaaggcctttgaatgctcctGTACAGAGGGATGACTTGATTCAGATTTAAGGAGCTAAAAGACATGCACAGCTTAGACTAAAataagtatggctttgaatagagctgattggagaaaaaggatTCATGCAGCCGAACACATTTAGCTGGGATAAGGCCGAGTTGAGTTGAGGGATTCTTCTGCCTATAGTCCATTTTGTCTAACCAAAGACagttatattatattatcatctCTATAAGAAGGAACTCTAGAATAACCATTCCGTTGGCCATCTAAGATCTTTAACAGGTTACAATGATTTCCAAAGCATAGAAATAACCTCTCAATGGAAAATCAGTGACATAAAACTAATGATCAGAAAAGAAGTGCATGGCTCCTTTCTCTGGaagatattttttcttcttttttttttttttttttttttttttgggggggagggaggTTCTGTGTTCTGCACAGATCGCTTTTCACGTTGAGGGGGTTTTGTCTGGTGTTGATGGGTAAGACATTTTGATGTGCCAAAACAACTAAATGAGTCTAATTTGAATTAGGAAAAGTTGTACACACAacctccacaccccccccccccaaaaaaaaaaatcaaggaaaggaaTTGGCAGAAAATAATCTCAAAATCTATGCACTATCCATCTCAAAAAATAACATGCTTACACACCACATCCTTTGTAACTTCCCAAGGTGCGCCTatgatgacctcatcaacataACGGCATGCCAGCACACTAAGACTACGCTCATGGAGGTGCATAATTGGAAATTGAGGTCCTCTGTTCTCACTGCAAATAAAAGAAGTTTAGTTATTTCCtcaaaagaattaaaactaGTCTTCATGGACCCAGATACAACTTAAATCGAAATGACAACTACCTCTGGATGGGAACCCCCCAGAATTGATCCACGAACTAATTACAATAAAGAATGAAGAGGTTCACCTTATAATTTGGTCACTATGGACACCCACAAGCAGAAAATCTCCAAGCTGCCTAGCACTTTTGAGGATCtaagaatgaaaagaataaagaaCTCAAGCCACAGAAAGAATAAGGGAATAACAATAGGAAACTCTACATTGTTTGAAGCAGGAAGAGGAATGTTGCCAAGGTATTCTTTGGAAAAGCAGTACCAAAGAAACATGGTAATGCAGTCAACAAAGTAGCATAGGGAGGTCTTTTACAGTTTCAGTTGGCTGCTACTTTAAGTACATAAATAGTTACTTTCTAACAATGCTACTCAACCAATTACTGCAAGTGGACACAATAATAAATCTTTTGAGGGCTCTGAGCTATcatttttccccaattaatatGAAGATGTAAAAACTCAATCATCCCCAAAATATGTAGCAAATCACCCACCCCGTTGTGCATAAATTTAAAAGAACTGCTTGTTCGATACTTGTAACCATCCATACATTCTACAAAGCCTCTCCACCTTCTAGATGGTGTTTTACTTAAACACAGCCATCTGATGATTCACGAAGGTTCACATGTACTCATTACAGCAATGGTCTCTCCTCTCTACATTGCATGTTCATTTCCTAATAATCCTCTTGACCAACCATCTGGTAAACAAGTAATATACAACCGTGAAATAGATGTTTTGCTTGACAAAACAATATTACTTTGGAAATCTTGCTCAGAGGGAGCAAAGGCTGTAAATGCTACAGGTCTGGGTAGGTTAGGTACATGCCCAGACCCACCTATTAACTAGAAAGGCCAGGGTAGAAACTGAAAAAGAAGATCTAAAATGATCAGGTCTTGATCATACCGGACCTTTGCAGTTCAAGATGAGCCTCACTCAGGTTCCACTTGGAAGTTACAACATATTTGCAGACTCATCCTCAGATCAAGTGATTATCCTCTCAAATGTCACCAACCATTCAAATATGAGGTTCCTCACATATTATGTCTTTTCACAGGACAGTATTTTTTCCAAGTGTGTTTTCTTAAATGAAAATATTGTGCCTAGGATTAATCCACTAATTGAGTTCACTTCAATCCAACTTATTTAGGAAGAGATGTATAGATAAAAGATCTCTCTTTTAACACCCAGATAAGACCATCTGGTCACCAGGTATTCAGACCTGCAAATTTTCCTGCTGATATCATACCTAGATATACATCAAAACCAGCTTGAAACCAGATGAACTGGAAACAACAGCAGGTTAAAACACGGAACTAACCATAAAATCTTAgtctagaattttatttttaggattttttttttggggggggtgggggtgggggtggggttgggggtgggtCCAGTTTTACTTTTTAGGTAGGTTGTCACAAGTCTTGATTAGGTTGCCCCTGGCTACTTTCATGGATGAGCAGACCCATTGACCAGGTCAGGCTCCATCCTAGTCATGCAGAGCATGGCTATAGAACATAAGCCAATTAACAATTGAGTTCTAGATTGCCAAGTTTGACTTAGTCAAGCTGGCAAGTATGCTGGTCGCGAGGTTTGGCGCGAGTAACACAAGGTCTCCATGAAGAGGCACCCTTGATAAATCCAATTCAAAAAGAGAGAGTATAAGGGATATAAGTTGTACCTCCACATGTCCTGCATGAAACAGATCAAATGCACCATCAATATACACCACACGAGCATTGGGCGCAGGTCCCTAGAATTAGATTTAGATGATTTAGATGAATACAAGGAGATCACAAGTTGAAAACTAatacaaatcaaaatttaatgAAATGCTATAATAGAGGACAAAATATTAATTTCAAAGTCATGTGCGAAAATATATGCAAACTAAAAGAATCAAAACAGGAGTATacatgtatgagagagagaggatctcaAAGAATCTAGTTAAAATTGCAGCACAACCTATTATCAGAAACTAGTTGTTACTACCTTTAAACATAAGATATGAATCTAGATAACTTGGgcataaaaatatttgatttcaCTTTAAAAGTTTCACTGGTAATTATGTtacacaagaaaagaaaaatggatgtCTGTTCCCCCGAGTCCCCACTTCTTATATGTTGGGGGGTTCGCCAAGTTTGAGACATCATGTGAGGGTCATCAAGCACTTATAATGAATACCCAATAACCAACATTCGATTATAGTAtcttttagggggggggggttgtatGTATGAAAGAAAAAGTACAATATTTCGGATAAAAACCAGGACAGTATCTGGAAACCAGGTGCTGCACATATCAAAGAGGGTGCAGTAGTTTTCTTGATGTCTTTCAACATTAAAGAGGGTATAGAAATGTCATGCTAATTTCGCCTTCAACTTTCTATTGTCTACTCAGTATTTGATACGGTTTTATAAGACCCTGGTCCTAGCAAGGAGGATGGCACAGGGGAGCAGGGGCAGTCAGTCTTCTCTTTGGTACTTTTGCTGCAGTGGGTTTTCATTTTCAGATCTGTGACACATGAGGGAAGGTTTGAGTTTCTACAAGTTTAGATAGGGTCAGAGTCAAATTATGCAAATGCCACCCCTACGATGCAGATTTGCAATTGCTATTAAGACATGCAGAACATGACCAGACCTATCTATTTTCCTACATACAATTGTATGTACTGCGATCTTTGTGCCCATCAAGTCTTTTAAATGTCTTTGGTCTGAATATATCCTGGTACCATGAGTATCGAAAACCAGAATATACCTTCCCATTTGAAAATTGCACAATCCGTTGGGATGTAGGGAGAAAATGAGATATTTGGGTTCCATTTCGCTGACTTCCTTTGGTTGGAGTGACATTCATATCATGGGGCTGTTCAGACATAGACAGGCTGCTGCAACCATCTCCAACTTTTGTATCCCTCGTCAATGAAAGTATCCTCCCTGAAAACAAGAGGAACCCAGTGAGATGCAATAACAATATAGAAGCTTTTGGAAAGTAAGTAATAAACACAAGTAATCACATAAGAAAGATAGGAAATCAGAAAAATGAAGGAAACATTGGTGAATTATAGTACCTACAATATCAGTACTTGAGACACCTTCGGTGCGCTTGATCTGCTTGTAACGGCCTGCTTTCTTTGCCAAGGAGTAAGCATCAGTCCCATCTGGAAGTAGGCAAGGATCATCACCATGAACAATGTAGTCAATCTTATGCTCACTGAACAGAGTGTGCATGAATTCCTCAGTAATCGCATATGGAGCATTGGCAATGACTTCATCGACCCACTTCAGACCACTAACGAGAACAAGCCTATGATGAAAATCTCAAATTAGATCACTAAATAACATCTATCACATCCCTAAAAATCTCGATGCAAAAAAGGACAACCATCCTCCTTGtctgaaaatagaaaccccTTAACAGAGAGAACTATAGAATATCTCCTTCCAACCTTACAGGTGGCACCAATGCATGCTGCAAAAATCCATTAACAGATACCAATGCTGGAGAGGGATTCCCTAGAAGCCATGACAACTAAGTAATCATAATTTCACTTTTGTTCTTGTGAAccccaaaaattataaaatttccaATCTTATGGAATCACATTAAGATTTCCCAGAAACTCACCCACTTCACCCCCCACCGCCCAccttcccccccaccccaacccccaaaaaaaaaaaaaaaaccaaaattataTATAGATGTTAATCTGAAACTTGACATGCATAAGACCCATGCTACTGAATTACAATAGGagaaaccagagagagagagagagagtgagaccAGAGGTCCAAATACCTCTCTTCCATGGATAAAACAGGCGGACCCTTGTTGGCAATAATTTCTTCATCACTCACGACTCCTACCACCAATATATCTCCCAAAGCCTTTGCTTGCCTCAATGCATTGGCATGGCCATAGTGCATGAGATCGAAGCAACCATCCATATAGACCCTAACGGGTTTCTtcccatatttcttcttctgaaaGATACCCAAAGGAGACCagaaatagggaaaa includes the following:
- the LOC122074564 gene encoding ethanolamine-phosphate cytidylyltransferase-like produces the protein MGSMEFESHSSIWDGVYYYPHLFGGLMLTAALLGLSTSYFGGIGVPSFPYFWSPLGIFQKKKYGKKPVRVYMDGCFDLMHYGHANALRQAKALGDILVVGVVSDEEIIANKGPPVLSMEERLVLVSGLKWVDEVIANAPYAITEEFMHTLFSEHKIDYIVHGDDPCLLPDGTDAYSLAKKAGRYKQIKRTEGVSSTDIVGRILSLTRDTKVGDGCSSLSMSEQPHDMNVTPTKGSQRNGTQISHFLPTSQRIVQFSNGKGPAPNARVVYIDGAFDLFHAGHVEILKSARQLGDFLLVGVHSDQIISENRGPQFPIMHLHERSLSVLACRYVDEVIIGAPWEVTKDVITTFNISLVVHGTVAESNSLLSGEVDPYAAPKAMGIFKMLESPKDITTTSVAKRIIANHEIYKKRNAKKTESEKRYYAEKKYVSGD